A DNA window from Molothrus ater isolate BHLD 08-10-18 breed brown headed cowbird chromosome 2, BPBGC_Mater_1.1, whole genome shotgun sequence contains the following coding sequences:
- the ZAR1L gene encoding protein ZAR1-like, which produces MDSFVCSPFSPYQTVRSSPALGRGWDTAAKQPSWKQSKSGSISPFLGGPFTPLPSDYLDSYRRAQLQALLSQVGPALAPRPRRASTKEAAVQVSLRADVAVQCSLGPRTLPPARAFSPAGLRTMGRLALYSPAPDRRLLAPPDAAPLPEKAAPAEETPTADGGEEQQEGPAEAALPPRQEPVGTRREETAAPRQRAAFQFLEQKYGYFHCKDCKTRWESAYVWCISGSNKVYFKQLCRKCQKGFNPYRVETIQCQICSKTRCSCPQRKRHIDLKRPHRQELCGRCKGKRLSCDSTYSFKYVV; this is translated from the exons ATGGACAGCTTCGTCTGTTCCCCCTTCAGCCCGTACCAGACCGTGAGGAGCAGCCCCGCGCTCGGCCGCGGCTGGGACACTGCGGCCAAGCAgcccagctggaagcagagtAAGAGCGGCAGCATCAGCCCCTTCCTCGGGGGTCCCTTCACGCCGCTGCCCTCCGACTACCTGGACAGCTACCGGCGGGCGCAGCTCCAGGCGCTGCTGTCGCAGGTGGGCCCCGCGCTGGCGCCGCGGCCGCGCCGGGCCAGCACGAAGGAGGCGGCGGTGCAGGTGAGCCTGCGGGCCGACGTGGCCGTGCAGTGCTCGCTGGGGCCCCGCAcgctgccgcccgcccgcgcctTCAGCCCCGCCGGCCTGCGCACCATGGGCCGCCTCGCCCTCTACTCACCCGCGCCCGACCGCCGCCTCTTGGCGCCGCCCGACGCCGCGCCGCTCCCGGAGAAGGCAGCGCCGGCCGAGGAGACCCCGACGGCGGACGGCGgcgaggagcagcaggagggccCGGCGGAGGCCGCGCTGCCGCCGCGCCAGGAGCCGGTGGGGACGCGGCGGGAGGAGACCGCGGCTCCCAGGCAGAGAGCTGCCTTCCAG TTCTTGGAGCAGAAGTATGGCTATTTCCACTGCAAAGACTGCAAGACCAGATGGGAGAGTGCTTACGTGTGGTGCATTTCTGGAAGCAACAAG gtgTACTTCAAGCAGCTCTGTCGCAAATGCCAAAAAGGCTTCAATCCCTATCGAGTGGAAACAATCCAGTGCCAG ATCTGTTCCAAGACTCGTTGCTCTTGCCCTCAGAGGAAGAGACATATTGATCTCAAGAGACCTCATCGCCAAGAGCTCTGTGGCCGCTGCAAAGGCAAAAGGCTGTCCTGTGATAGCACTTACAGCTTCAAATACGTTGTCTGA